A genomic stretch from Carassius auratus strain Wakin chromosome 35, ASM336829v1, whole genome shotgun sequence includes:
- the LOC113054555 gene encoding lysine-specific demethylase 2B-like isoform X2: MEACAETGRKLRSTCRRMYDENEDLSDVEEITNIRGFSVEDKLESNSYNSEFVQYMEGGDFTYEYVQREALRTPLIFKAKDGLGIRMPDPEFTVSEIKGLVGSRRAVDVMDVSTQKGSEMSMAQFVRYFEMPEDERDKLFNVISLEFSHTKLENLIKRPTVVDLVDWVDNMWPRHLKQKQTEATNVMSEMKYPKVQRYCLMSVKGCFTDFHIDFGGTSVWYHVFKGRKVFWLIPPSPHNLSLYEDWVLSGKQSDIFLGDRSDSCQRVELKQGYTFFIPSGWIHAVYTPEDTLVFGGNILHSFNIPMQLPVYEIENRTKVHSKFRYPFFYEMCWYVLERYVNCLTRRSYMSLEFGVHAEPKLVTESIVSAPRLDMEEDLCVSRLERTEGTTQPSSAVPPYQTFKSPANDSEDSFKSLASECPKTPSGSPGIEHSGKWTHLTEFELSGLKALVEKLESLPETKRCVPEGIEDPQALLDDVKVVLKEHADDSPKLAITGSPIVCWPKKTGKPRPLNRTKSKMGSSPSAAPGSTAGGVKLSSSRGSSSARRRRTRCRKCEACTRKECGECHFCKDMKKFGGPGRMKQSCILRQCIAPVLPHTAVCLMCGEAGKEDTVENEEDKFNMMLMECSICNEILHPACLKEKDSGGVVNDELPNCWECPKCSHSGKTGKVTKQKRGPGFKYASNLPGSMLKEQRMNRDVKEELESNMSAESYTSTVSPVMKKVTDREDNPSCKSEDAFKKRSPKLEGNPLCKKRKLFEKDSDFNVKKKKKSSKLEDLSTSNVLGQIKTERENEEEYDEDNRQEMERRAFGFVPSEEEDGDDEGEEEEKETTKEKSSPEENGKLEHKTSAAWKGDQSQGSFTKAGPSSDSGVDAQLRNQRKIKRKPRMPNKELSKVLSKQLNQEIQNTEDRLAHQNGRVVKTEPDSDGEDRKPLKNGSSHLRDWLGPKREPNGSLREQLPVSWIRTTPTPVIRPTPCRSPPKCVQMERHVIRPPPISPPPDGLPLDDGKNHVMRREVWMAVFSHLTHQDLCVCMRVCKTWNRWCCDKRLWTKIDLNRCKSITPLMLSGIIRRQPVSLDLSWTNISKKQLSWLINRLPGLRILLLADCSWAAVSALCTSSCPLLRTLDMQWVEGLKDNQIRDLLSPPTDNRPGQLDSRSKLRNVENLCLAGLDITDTSLKLVIKHMPSLSQLDLSYCNHITDQSVNILTAAGTTTRDSLTHINLSVCNRVTDLSLTYFKRCGNICHIDLRYCKQVTKEGCERFIAEMSVSVQFRLIEEKLLSKLS, from the exons ATGGAGGCGTGTGCGGAAACCGGACGCAAACTG CGCTCGACCTGCAGAAGGATGTACGATGAGAACGAGGACTTGTCAGATGTGGAGGAAATCACAAACATCAGGGGCTTCAGCGTGGAGGACAAACTTGAGAGCAATTCATACAACAGTGAATTTGTTCAGTATATGGAGGGAGGAG ATTTTACTTATGAATATGTTCAGAGAGAGGCACTGCGAACTCCACTCATATTTAAAGCCAAAGATGGCCTGGGAATTAG AATGCCGGATCCAGAATTTACTGTAAGTGAAATCAAGGGTTTGGTTg GCAGCAGGCGAGCTGTTGACGTGATGGACGTTAGCACACAGAAGGGCTCGGAGATGAGCATGGCACAGTTTGTCCGCTACTTTGAGATGCCTGAGGATGAACGTGACAAGCTGTTCAACGTCATCAGCCTGGAGTTCAGTCACACCAAACTGGAGAATTTGATCAAGAGACCAACTGTG GTGGATCTGGTGGACTGGGTGGACAATATGTGGCCGCGGCATCTTAAACAGAAACAAACCGAAGCCACAAACGTCATGTCTGAGATGAAATATCCCAAAGTTCAGAG ATACTGTCTGATGAGTGTAAAAGGCTGTTTCACTGACTTTCACATCGACTTTGGCGGCACATCGGTGTGGTACCATGTCTTCAAAGGAAGGAAG GTCTTCTGGCTGATTCCTCCAAGCCCACACAATCTGTCTCTGTATGAGGACTGGGTTCTGTCAGGCAAACAGAGCGATATCTTCCTGGGTGACCGTTCAGACAGCTGCCAGCGAGTCGAGCTGAAACAGGGCTACACGTTCTTCATCCCTTCAG gttggATCCATGCAGTTTACACTCCAGAAGACACCCTGGTGTTTGGCGGGAATATTCTACACAGTTTTAACATTCCCATGCAGCTCCCTGTCTACGAAATTGAGAACAGAACAAAg GTGCACTCCAAATTCCGCTACCCTTTCTTCTATGAGATGTGCTGGTATGTGTTGGAGAGGTATGTGAACTGCTTGACCAGACGTTCGTACATGAGCCTGGAGTTTGGCGTTCACGCTG AACCCAAGCTTGTAACTGAGAGTATCGTCTCTGCTCCTCGGTTGGATATGGAGGAGGACTTGTGTGTGTCACGGTTAGAGAGGACAGAGGGGACGACACAGCCCTCCTCAGCTGTCCCTCCCTATCAGACCTTCAAATCCCCGGCCAATGATTCTGAAGACAGCTTCAAGTCGCTGGCTTCGGAGTGTCCTAAGACTCCATCTGGCTCACCTGGAATAGAACATTCTGGCAAATGGACCCACTTGACAGAGTTTGAGTTGAGTGGACTCAAGGCCTTGGTGGAGAAGCTAGAATCCCTTCCAGAGACAAAGAGATGCGTTCCAGAGGGCATCGAGGATCCACAAGCACTGCTTGATGACGTGAAG GTTGTGCTGAAGGAACATGCAGATGACAGTCCAAAGTTGGCCATCACTGGTTCCCCTATTGTATGCTGGCCGAAGAAGACAGGCAAG CCACGGCCGCTTAATCGGACAAAATCAAAGATGGGTTCGTCTCCATCGGCTGCTCCGGGATCAACAGCGGGAGGAGTGAAGCTCTCGTCCAGCCGTGGTTCATCTAGTGCTCGGCGCAGACGGACACGCTGCAGGAAGTGTGAGGCATGTACACGCAAAGAGTGTGGGGAGTGCCACTTCTGCAAGGACATGAAGAAGTTCGGTGGACCAGGTCGCATGAAGCAGTCCTGTATCTTGAGACAGTGCATAGCG CCTGTTCTACCTCATACTGCTGTGTGTCTGATGTGCGGAGAGGCTGGGAAAGAGGACACTGTAGAGAATGAGGAGGACAAGTTTAACATGATGCTTATGGAGTGCTCTATCTGCAACGAGATCCTCCATCCAGCATGCTTGAAG GAGAAGGATTCTGGCGGTGTTGTAAATGATGAGTTGCCAAATTGCTGGGAGTGTCCAAAATGCAGTCATTCTGGAAAGACAGGGAAA GTCACAAAGCAAAAAAGAGGCCCAGGGTTTAAGTACGCGTCCAATCTCCCTGGCTCTATGCTCAAAGAGCAGCGAATGAACCGGGACGTAAAGGAAGAGCTGGAATCAAACATGTCTGCAGAGTCCTACACCTCTACTGTTTCTCCTGTCATGAAGAAGGTGACAGACCGAGAGGACAATCCTTCCTGCAAGTCAGAAGATGCATTTAAGAAACGTTCTCCCAAATTGGAGGGCAACCCACTTTGCAAGAAGAGAAAACTCTTTGAAAAGGACTCCGATTTCAATGTTAAGAAAAAG AAGAAGAGCTCAAAGCTTGAAGATCTCTCAACCTCTAATGTCCTGGGACAGAtcaagacagaaagagaaaatgaggaggagtatgatgaGGATAACAGACAAGAAATGGAGAGGAGAGCCTTCGGTTTTGTGCCCTCAGAAGAGGAGGATGGAGATGATGAAGGGGAGGAAGAAGAAAAGGAGACAACGAAGGAGAAGAGTAGCCCAGAGGAGAATGGGAAGCTTGAACACAAGACCTCCGCTGCATGGAAAGGTGACCAATCACAGGGCAGTTTTACCAAGGCAGGGCCCAGCAGTGACTCTGGTGTTGATGCACAGTTGAGGAACCAGCGAAAAATCAAACGTAAGCCTCGCATGCCCAACAAAGAACTGAGCAAAGTACTAAGCAAACAACTCAATCAGGAGATCCAGAATACAGAGGATCGTCTAGCACATCAAAATGGCAGAGTGGTGAAGACCGAACCAGATAGTGATGGAGAGGACCGAAAACCACTGAAGAATGGAAGCAGCCATCTGAGAGACTGGCTGGGGCCTAAGCGGGAACCAAATGGATCCTTGCGAGAGCAGCTCCCGGTTAGTTGGATCAGGACTACACCTACCCCCGTCATTCGGCCAACACCTTGCCGCTCTCCACCGAAATGTGTTCAGATGGAGCGTCATGTTATTCGCCCCCCTCCGATCAGCCCCCCTCCGGATGGTCTGCCCCTAGATGATGGGAAGAATCACGTCATGCGGAGAGAGGTGTGGATGGCAGTGTTCAGCCACCTCACACACCAAGACCTTTGTGTCTGCATGCGGGTCTGCAAGACCTGGAACAGATG GTGCTGTGATAAAAGACTTTGGACTAAGATCGATCTGAACCGGTGCAAGTCAATCACTCCACTCATGCTGAGCGGCATTATCCGCAGACAGCCGGTCTCCCTGGACCTGAGTTGGACCAACATCTCTAAGAAGCAGCTCAGCTGGCTAATCAACAGATTACCTG GTCTGAGGATTCTGTTGCTGGCAGACTGTTCGTGGGCAGCTGTATCTGCTTTATGCACATCCAGTTGTCCTTTGCTAAGAACTTTAGATATGCAGTGGGTAGAGGGACTCAAGGACAACCAGATAAGAGACCTACTCTCCCCGCCGACAGACAACAGACCAG GTCAGTTGGACAGTAGAAGTAAACTGAGGAATGTGGAGAATCTCTGTCTAGCTGGTCTGGACATCACGGATACGTCCCTGAAGCTGGTCATAAAACACATGCCTTCACTGTCCCAGTTGGACCTTAGTTACTGTAACCACATCACCGACCAGAGTGTCAACATCCTCACGGCAGCCGGCACCACGACCAGAGATTCTCTCACTCACATCAACCTTTCAG TTTGTAACAGAGTTACAGACCTGTCGTTGACCTACTTCAAGCGCTGCGGAAACATTTGTCATATCGACCTGCGGTACTGCAAGCAGGTGACCAAAGAGGGTTGTGAGCGGTTCATCGCAGAGATGTCCGTCAGCGTGCAGTTCAGACTGATCGAGGAAAAACTACTGAGCAAACTGAGCTAG
- the LOC113054555 gene encoding lysine-specific demethylase 2B-like isoform X3: MEACAETGRKLRSTCRRMYDENEDLSDVEEITNIRGFSVEDKLESNSYNSEFVQYMEGGDFTYEYVQREALRTPLIFKAKDGLGIRMPDPEFTVSEIKGLVGSRRAVDVMDVSTQKGSEMSMAQFVRYFEMPEDERDKLFNVISLEFSHTKLENLIKRPTVVDLVDWVDNMWPRHLKQKQTEATNVMSEMKYPKVQRYCLMSVKGCFTDFHIDFGGTSVWYHVFKGRKVFWLIPPSPHNLSLYEDWVLSGKQSDIFLGDRSDSCQRVELKQGYTFFIPSGWIHAVYTPEDTLVFGGNILHSFNIPMQLPVYEIENRTKVHSKFRYPFFYEMCWYVLERYVNCLTRRSYMSLEFGVHAAEPKLVTESIVSAPRLDMEEDLCVSRLERTEGTTQPSSAVPPYQTFKSPANDSEDSFKSLASECPKTPSGSPGIEHSGKWTHLTEFELSGLKALVEKLESLPETKRCVPEGIEDPQALLDDVKVVLKEHADDSPKLAITGSPIVCWPKKTGKPRPLNRTKSKMGSSPSAAPGSTAGGVKLSSSRGSSSARRRRTRCRKCEACTRKECGECHFCKDMKKFGGPGRMKQSCILRQCIAPVLPHTAVCLMCGEAGKEDTVENEEDKFNMMLMECSICNEILHPACLKEKDSGGVVNDELPNCWECPKCSHSGKTGKQKRGPGFKYASNLPGSMLKEQRMNRDVKEELESNMSAESYTSTVSPVMKKVTDREDNPSCKSEDAFKKRSPKLEGNPLCKKRKLFEKDSDFNVKKKKKSSKLEDLSTSNVLGQIKTERENEEEYDEDNRQEMERRAFGFVPSEEEDGDDEGEEEEKETTKEKSSPEENGKLEHKTSAAWKGDQSQGSFTKAGPSSDSGVDAQLRNQRKIKRKPRMPNKELSKVLSKQLNQEIQNTEDRLAHQNGRVVKTEPDSDGEDRKPLKNGSSHLRDWLGPKREPNGSLREQLPVSWIRTTPTPVIRPTPCRSPPKCVQMERHVIRPPPISPPPDGLPLDDGKNHVMRREVWMAVFSHLTHQDLCVCMRVCKTWNRWCCDKRLWTKIDLNRCKSITPLMLSGIIRRQPVSLDLSWTNISKKQLSWLINRLPGLRILLLADCSWAAVSALCTSSCPLLRTLDMQWVEGLKDNQIRDLLSPPTDNRPGQLDSRSKLRNVENLCLAGLDITDTSLKLVIKHMPSLSQLDLSYCNHITDQSVNILTAAGTTTRDSLTHINLSVCNRVTDLSLTYFKRCGNICHIDLRYCKQVTKEGCERFIAEMSVSVQFRLIEEKLLSKLS; the protein is encoded by the exons ATGGAGGCGTGTGCGGAAACCGGACGCAAACTG CGCTCGACCTGCAGAAGGATGTACGATGAGAACGAGGACTTGTCAGATGTGGAGGAAATCACAAACATCAGGGGCTTCAGCGTGGAGGACAAACTTGAGAGCAATTCATACAACAGTGAATTTGTTCAGTATATGGAGGGAGGAG ATTTTACTTATGAATATGTTCAGAGAGAGGCACTGCGAACTCCACTCATATTTAAAGCCAAAGATGGCCTGGGAATTAG AATGCCGGATCCAGAATTTACTGTAAGTGAAATCAAGGGTTTGGTTg GCAGCAGGCGAGCTGTTGACGTGATGGACGTTAGCACACAGAAGGGCTCGGAGATGAGCATGGCACAGTTTGTCCGCTACTTTGAGATGCCTGAGGATGAACGTGACAAGCTGTTCAACGTCATCAGCCTGGAGTTCAGTCACACCAAACTGGAGAATTTGATCAAGAGACCAACTGTG GTGGATCTGGTGGACTGGGTGGACAATATGTGGCCGCGGCATCTTAAACAGAAACAAACCGAAGCCACAAACGTCATGTCTGAGATGAAATATCCCAAAGTTCAGAG ATACTGTCTGATGAGTGTAAAAGGCTGTTTCACTGACTTTCACATCGACTTTGGCGGCACATCGGTGTGGTACCATGTCTTCAAAGGAAGGAAG GTCTTCTGGCTGATTCCTCCAAGCCCACACAATCTGTCTCTGTATGAGGACTGGGTTCTGTCAGGCAAACAGAGCGATATCTTCCTGGGTGACCGTTCAGACAGCTGCCAGCGAGTCGAGCTGAAACAGGGCTACACGTTCTTCATCCCTTCAG gttggATCCATGCAGTTTACACTCCAGAAGACACCCTGGTGTTTGGCGGGAATATTCTACACAGTTTTAACATTCCCATGCAGCTCCCTGTCTACGAAATTGAGAACAGAACAAAg GTGCACTCCAAATTCCGCTACCCTTTCTTCTATGAGATGTGCTGGTATGTGTTGGAGAGGTATGTGAACTGCTTGACCAGACGTTCGTACATGAGCCTGGAGTTTGGCGTTCACGCTG CAGAACCCAAGCTTGTAACTGAGAGTATCGTCTCTGCTCCTCGGTTGGATATGGAGGAGGACTTGTGTGTGTCACGGTTAGAGAGGACAGAGGGGACGACACAGCCCTCCTCAGCTGTCCCTCCCTATCAGACCTTCAAATCCCCGGCCAATGATTCTGAAGACAGCTTCAAGTCGCTGGCTTCGGAGTGTCCTAAGACTCCATCTGGCTCACCTGGAATAGAACATTCTGGCAAATGGACCCACTTGACAGAGTTTGAGTTGAGTGGACTCAAGGCCTTGGTGGAGAAGCTAGAATCCCTTCCAGAGACAAAGAGATGCGTTCCAGAGGGCATCGAGGATCCACAAGCACTGCTTGATGACGTGAAG GTTGTGCTGAAGGAACATGCAGATGACAGTCCAAAGTTGGCCATCACTGGTTCCCCTATTGTATGCTGGCCGAAGAAGACAGGCAAG CCACGGCCGCTTAATCGGACAAAATCAAAGATGGGTTCGTCTCCATCGGCTGCTCCGGGATCAACAGCGGGAGGAGTGAAGCTCTCGTCCAGCCGTGGTTCATCTAGTGCTCGGCGCAGACGGACACGCTGCAGGAAGTGTGAGGCATGTACACGCAAAGAGTGTGGGGAGTGCCACTTCTGCAAGGACATGAAGAAGTTCGGTGGACCAGGTCGCATGAAGCAGTCCTGTATCTTGAGACAGTGCATAGCG CCTGTTCTACCTCATACTGCTGTGTGTCTGATGTGCGGAGAGGCTGGGAAAGAGGACACTGTAGAGAATGAGGAGGACAAGTTTAACATGATGCTTATGGAGTGCTCTATCTGCAACGAGATCCTCCATCCAGCATGCTTGAAG GAGAAGGATTCTGGCGGTGTTGTAAATGATGAGTTGCCAAATTGCTGGGAGTGTCCAAAATGCAGTCATTCTGGAAAGACAGGGAAA CAAAAAAGAGGCCCAGGGTTTAAGTACGCGTCCAATCTCCCTGGCTCTATGCTCAAAGAGCAGCGAATGAACCGGGACGTAAAGGAAGAGCTGGAATCAAACATGTCTGCAGAGTCCTACACCTCTACTGTTTCTCCTGTCATGAAGAAGGTGACAGACCGAGAGGACAATCCTTCCTGCAAGTCAGAAGATGCATTTAAGAAACGTTCTCCCAAATTGGAGGGCAACCCACTTTGCAAGAAGAGAAAACTCTTTGAAAAGGACTCCGATTTCAATGTTAAGAAAAAG AAGAAGAGCTCAAAGCTTGAAGATCTCTCAACCTCTAATGTCCTGGGACAGAtcaagacagaaagagaaaatgaggaggagtatgatgaGGATAACAGACAAGAAATGGAGAGGAGAGCCTTCGGTTTTGTGCCCTCAGAAGAGGAGGATGGAGATGATGAAGGGGAGGAAGAAGAAAAGGAGACAACGAAGGAGAAGAGTAGCCCAGAGGAGAATGGGAAGCTTGAACACAAGACCTCCGCTGCATGGAAAGGTGACCAATCACAGGGCAGTTTTACCAAGGCAGGGCCCAGCAGTGACTCTGGTGTTGATGCACAGTTGAGGAACCAGCGAAAAATCAAACGTAAGCCTCGCATGCCCAACAAAGAACTGAGCAAAGTACTAAGCAAACAACTCAATCAGGAGATCCAGAATACAGAGGATCGTCTAGCACATCAAAATGGCAGAGTGGTGAAGACCGAACCAGATAGTGATGGAGAGGACCGAAAACCACTGAAGAATGGAAGCAGCCATCTGAGAGACTGGCTGGGGCCTAAGCGGGAACCAAATGGATCCTTGCGAGAGCAGCTCCCGGTTAGTTGGATCAGGACTACACCTACCCCCGTCATTCGGCCAACACCTTGCCGCTCTCCACCGAAATGTGTTCAGATGGAGCGTCATGTTATTCGCCCCCCTCCGATCAGCCCCCCTCCGGATGGTCTGCCCCTAGATGATGGGAAGAATCACGTCATGCGGAGAGAGGTGTGGATGGCAGTGTTCAGCCACCTCACACACCAAGACCTTTGTGTCTGCATGCGGGTCTGCAAGACCTGGAACAGATG GTGCTGTGATAAAAGACTTTGGACTAAGATCGATCTGAACCGGTGCAAGTCAATCACTCCACTCATGCTGAGCGGCATTATCCGCAGACAGCCGGTCTCCCTGGACCTGAGTTGGACCAACATCTCTAAGAAGCAGCTCAGCTGGCTAATCAACAGATTACCTG GTCTGAGGATTCTGTTGCTGGCAGACTGTTCGTGGGCAGCTGTATCTGCTTTATGCACATCCAGTTGTCCTTTGCTAAGAACTTTAGATATGCAGTGGGTAGAGGGACTCAAGGACAACCAGATAAGAGACCTACTCTCCCCGCCGACAGACAACAGACCAG GTCAGTTGGACAGTAGAAGTAAACTGAGGAATGTGGAGAATCTCTGTCTAGCTGGTCTGGACATCACGGATACGTCCCTGAAGCTGGTCATAAAACACATGCCTTCACTGTCCCAGTTGGACCTTAGTTACTGTAACCACATCACCGACCAGAGTGTCAACATCCTCACGGCAGCCGGCACCACGACCAGAGATTCTCTCACTCACATCAACCTTTCAG TTTGTAACAGAGTTACAGACCTGTCGTTGACCTACTTCAAGCGCTGCGGAAACATTTGTCATATCGACCTGCGGTACTGCAAGCAGGTGACCAAAGAGGGTTGTGAGCGGTTCATCGCAGAGATGTCCGTCAGCGTGCAGTTCAGACTGATCGAGGAAAAACTACTGAGCAAACTGAGCTAG